A DNA window from Castanea sativa cultivar Marrone di Chiusa Pesio chromosome 7, ASM4071231v1 contains the following coding sequences:
- the LOC142644604 gene encoding ADP-ribosylation factor-like protein 8b yields MGIWDAFLNWLRSLFFKQEMELSLIGLQNAGKTSLVNVIATGGYSEDMIPTVGFNMKKVTKGNVTIKLWDLGGQPRFRSMWERYCRAVSAIVYVVDAADYDNVPVSRSELHDLLSKPSLNGIPLLVLGNKIDKQGALSKEGLTEQLGLKDITDREVCCFMISCKNSSNIDSVIDWLVKHSKSMN; encoded by the exons ATGGGGATATGGGATGCTTTTCTCAATTGGCTACGAAG TCTCTTTTTCAAGCAAGAAATGGAGCTGTCTTTGATAGGCCTTCAGAATGCTGGAAAAACATCACTTGTAAATGTTATTGCA ACTGGTGGATATAGTGAAGACATGATCCCAACG GTAGGATTTAATATGAAGAAGGTAACTAAAGGAAATGTCACAATAAAGTTGTGGGATCTTGGAGGTCAACCAAGGTTTCGCAGCATGTGGGAGAGATATTGCCGTGCAGTTTCTGCTATCGT ATATGTTGTGGATGCTGCTGATTATGATAATGTGCCTGTATCAAGAAGTGAACTTCATGACCTGTTGAGTAAGCCGTCACTTAATGGCATTCCTTTGCTGGTACTTGGTAACAAGATTGACAAACAAGGAGCTTTGTCTAAAGAGGGTCTGACAGAGCAATT GGGGCTGAAGGACATTACTGATAGAGAAGTTTGTTGCTTTATGATTTCATGCAAGAATTCTTCCAACATTGATTCAGTCATTGATTGGCTTGTAAAGCATTCAAAATCAATGAATTGA